From a single Intestinibaculum porci genomic region:
- the cls gene encoding cardiolipin synthase, whose amino-acid sequence MRMAMRRGFVVGLGFIIQILFYVFIMIFFADHFPVINVVYRILGLLIVLSIIKNSRSLDVSLPWIMVILIEPILGTLLYLSLGNMLFTSRTLRRLRQSTQNAQKYYLQDPKTKEEVEDLGFSQMRYLYDHNHFPVYKNNQVTYYPLGDEGFPAIVEELKKAEKFIFIEYFIINHGEVWDTILEILKKKVKAGVEVRLMYDDIGCISMLDKHFPKEMEALGIKCVVFNHLNPLAGVIMNNRDHRKILVIDGKVAFTGGMNLADEYINVHSPYGHWKDNAIRIKGSAVWSFTLFFLTSWNAFRAEDGDFTKFKVDPVTYEEEGYIIPYCDAPLDDEDVGADVYMNILNQAKDYVYIMTPYLIIDEEMIRSLVLAAKRGVDVRLIVPGIPDKKIVYTVTQSYFKILIDNHIKIYTYTPGFVHAKVFVSDDHIATVGTINMDYRSLVHHFECGLFMRDTKEVMKVKKDCLDTLSKSHLVTEKEAQDGLFKDLLEAVLRLIAPML is encoded by the coding sequence ATGCGTATGGCGATGCGCCGCGGCTTCGTTGTCGGGCTAGGCTTTATTATTCAAATTTTATTTTATGTCTTTATTATGATCTTTTTTGCGGATCATTTTCCGGTCATTAACGTTGTCTATCGAATCTTAGGATTATTAATTGTCTTATCCATTATCAAAAACAGCCGCTCTCTTGATGTCTCGCTGCCATGGATTATGGTGATCCTGATTGAACCGATTTTAGGGACCTTATTATACTTATCGCTGGGTAATATGTTATTTACCTCGCGGACTTTACGGCGTTTGCGTCAGTCTACGCAAAACGCTCAGAAGTATTATCTCCAGGATCCTAAAACGAAAGAAGAAGTGGAAGACTTAGGCTTCTCGCAGATGCGTTATCTTTATGATCATAATCATTTTCCGGTTTATAAAAACAATCAGGTCACTTATTATCCTTTAGGCGATGAAGGCTTCCCAGCCATCGTCGAAGAACTCAAAAAAGCCGAAAAGTTTATCTTTATTGAATATTTTATTATTAATCACGGCGAGGTTTGGGATACGATCTTAGAGATTCTCAAAAAGAAAGTCAAAGCGGGGGTTGAAGTGCGCTTAATGTATGATGATATTGGCTGTATCTCCATGTTAGACAAGCATTTCCCTAAAGAAATGGAAGCCTTAGGCATCAAATGCGTTGTCTTTAACCATTTGAATCCTTTAGCTGGGGTGATCATGAATAACCGTGACCATCGGAAGATTCTGGTCATCGATGGCAAAGTAGCCTTTACCGGCGGGATGAACTTAGCTGATGAATATATTAATGTCCATTCGCCTTATGGACACTGGAAAGATAATGCCATTAGGATCAAAGGCTCAGCCGTCTGGTCGTTCACCTTATTTTTCTTGACGAGCTGGAATGCTTTCCGCGCGGAAGATGGCGACTTCACCAAATTCAAAGTCGATCCTGTCACTTATGAGGAAGAAGGCTATATCATCCCGTACTGTGATGCCCCATTAGATGACGAAGATGTCGGCGCCGATGTCTATATGAACATCCTTAATCAGGCGAAGGATTATGTTTATATTATGACCCCTTATCTGATTATCGATGAAGAAATGATCCGTTCCTTAGTCTTAGCAGCGAAACGTGGTGTCGATGTTCGGCTTATTGTGCCGGGCATTCCTGACAAGAAGATCGTCTATACTGTTACCCAGTCTTATTTTAAAATCTTAATCGATAATCATATTAAGATTTACACCTATACGCCAGGTTTCGTCCATGCGAAAGTCTTTGTCTCGGACGATCATATCGCCACGGTCGGTACGATTAATATGGATTATCGTTCCCTTGTGCATCATTTTGAATGTGGTCTTTTCATGCGTGATACCAAAGAAGTGATGAAAGTCAAAAAAGACTGCCTCGATACTTTGTCAAAGAGTCATTTGGTCACCGAAAAAGAAGCGCAAGATGGTCTGTTTAAAGACTTGCTGGAGGCGGTTTTACGCTTGATCGCACCAATGCTTTAG